A genomic window from Microbacterium sp. ET2 includes:
- a CDS encoding YdcF family protein: MQTTQTMGQRPRWLARRVLAAAGATLIAGSVGIAAAIALYVYPPESAPPESADVIYVIGPPTRERIALAEQLRDEGVADDILISVPVEGAQSADELSVCRRDGVQCEHPEPFTTEGEMMLLREEYGADATAVIVTFTPHVSRTRFIATECGVNDATVVAAPDRITLGGWLYQFAYQTGGFVKAALTACR, from the coding sequence GTGCAGACAACGCAGACGATGGGACAGCGACCACGCTGGCTCGCCCGCCGCGTGCTCGCCGCTGCCGGCGCAACGCTGATCGCAGGAAGCGTCGGCATCGCCGCCGCTATCGCTCTCTACGTCTACCCGCCTGAATCCGCCCCGCCCGAGAGCGCCGATGTCATCTACGTCATCGGTCCCCCCACCAGGGAGCGCATCGCGCTCGCCGAGCAGTTGCGCGACGAGGGCGTCGCCGACGACATCCTCATCTCCGTCCCCGTCGAGGGAGCGCAGTCGGCCGATGAGCTCAGCGTCTGCCGAAGGGACGGCGTGCAGTGCGAACATCCCGAGCCCTTCACCACCGAAGGCGAGATGATGCTGCTCCGTGAGGAGTACGGCGCCGACGCAACTGCCGTCATCGTCACGTTTACCCCGCACGTCTCGCGCACCCGCTTCATCGCGACCGAATGCGGGGTCAACGACGCCACCGTCGTCGCCGCGCCCGACAGGATCACCCTCGGCGGCTGGCTGTACCAGTTCGCCTATCAGACCGGCGGCTTCGTCAAGGCGGCGCTCACCGCGTGCCGGTGA
- a CDS encoding glycosyltransferase encodes MPSVAIIGTRGYPSYYGGFETAVRKLAPYLANDGWDVTVYGRPNASRLEDHTRDPRIRLVETFGFETKSLSTLSFGLTSAIHAARHKPDVALVMNCANGFWLPILKHAGVPTLINVDGIEWDRAKWGPVAKWVFRTGATWTARHGTSLVFDAKEIARRWEEDFRRRGHFIPYGGDTVEADLPIEPGLKHREYVLMVARFVPENTVPQFFDAALMIAKHTDVVIVGSSGYGGELDERASKLAELNPRIHWLGHVSDDARLLSLWQHAGVYFHGHSVGGTNPALVQAMAAGAPIVARDTAYNREVLANGWFVEADPHAIAETVASVLQDQGGMDRHAEHNIRRAAEHYSWSNVNTAYASTLLSLLQVQRAHQDAKD; translated from the coding sequence ATGCCGTCAGTTGCGATCATCGGAACGCGTGGGTACCCGAGTTATTATGGCGGTTTCGAGACCGCGGTGCGGAAGCTCGCGCCTTACTTGGCGAACGACGGTTGGGACGTGACCGTATATGGGCGGCCGAATGCGTCCCGTCTTGAGGATCACACTCGCGATCCTCGCATTCGACTTGTCGAAACATTCGGATTTGAGACAAAGTCGCTCAGCACGCTGAGCTTTGGATTAACGTCCGCGATCCACGCTGCGCGTCACAAGCCCGATGTCGCGCTGGTGATGAATTGCGCGAATGGGTTCTGGTTGCCAATTCTCAAGCACGCCGGAGTGCCCACCCTCATCAACGTCGACGGCATCGAATGGGACCGCGCAAAGTGGGGACCCGTCGCAAAATGGGTGTTTCGGACTGGCGCTACCTGGACAGCCCGACACGGGACGAGCTTGGTATTCGATGCGAAGGAGATCGCCCGCAGATGGGAGGAAGATTTTCGGCGGCGTGGCCATTTCATTCCCTATGGCGGTGACACCGTTGAGGCAGACCTGCCGATTGAGCCAGGCTTGAAGCACCGTGAGTACGTGCTGATGGTTGCGCGATTTGTTCCAGAGAACACAGTCCCTCAGTTCTTCGATGCCGCCCTCATGATCGCGAAGCACACTGACGTTGTCATCGTAGGCTCCTCGGGGTACGGCGGAGAGCTTGATGAGCGGGCGTCGAAGTTGGCTGAGTTAAACCCCCGCATTCACTGGCTAGGACATGTCAGTGACGACGCAAGGTTACTGAGCTTGTGGCAACACGCCGGAGTGTATTTCCACGGTCACAGCGTTGGCGGCACCAATCCAGCGCTCGTGCAGGCGATGGCGGCGGGCGCGCCTATCGTTGCTCGAGATACGGCTTACAACCGTGAGGTGCTAGCCAACGGCTGGTTTGTAGAGGCGGATCCCCACGCCATAGCCGAAACTGTTGCGTCCGTGCTCCAAGACCAAGGGGGTATGGACCGTCACGCCGAACACAATATCCGGCGCGCGGCCGAGCACTATTCATGGAGCAACGTCAACACCGCCTACGCATCTACCCTCCTCTCGTTGCTGCAGGTGCAACGCGCCCATCAGGACGCCAAAGACTAG
- a CDS encoding O-antigen ligase family protein, translating to MSWKARRAFYLLYITFLLGAPSVMLLPNASLGSGASSSNQVFSIAWASVHLVSVVIILSGKWRFSDLITAPILFGLLTIVSSTWSSDPLASLLYGGMLTGNILVARQFALETSPRDIVRLVTFIIIALCGLGILLYYLGLDQTIWYDTRSRVNFFGGEFLRGLFPHRITGAIYAVIGAVGAMAVMTGARRIVSLVIASWFLLLSAAATGYVLIVVGFLAYAVARRSVRKKTSYQTFFVTRGILGVAGAVAVLSLWETVLGALGRDGTLTARTLLWEWGLEAWRVKPLFGWGYNAYFESDHAAYAHALSEGLRYYDVPHFHQSFIQTAVDLGLAGVLLVVIVLTKALIDSYRVGVIDAGAGSAFFSYTVVLIVAAFSGYVFAEYNYFCTFVLFVIFYAGQRAARSPDPKIGGQMRGPRSHLVTRPRL from the coding sequence ATGAGTTGGAAAGCGCGCCGCGCTTTCTATCTCCTCTACATCACGTTTCTTCTAGGCGCACCGTCGGTGATGCTGCTTCCGAACGCGAGTCTCGGCAGCGGAGCTTCTAGTAGCAACCAGGTCTTTTCGATTGCGTGGGCAAGTGTTCACCTTGTCTCGGTCGTCATCATCCTGAGCGGCAAGTGGCGCTTCAGCGACCTGATCACGGCGCCGATCTTGTTCGGTCTACTCACCATAGTTTCAAGCACATGGTCATCTGACCCTTTGGCATCGTTGCTATACGGTGGGATGCTGACAGGGAACATCTTGGTTGCAAGGCAATTTGCCCTCGAAACATCCCCGCGAGATATAGTGCGATTGGTAACTTTCATCATCATCGCTTTGTGTGGGCTGGGCATCCTCCTTTACTACTTAGGTCTGGATCAAACCATTTGGTATGACACCCGGAGCCGAGTGAACTTCTTCGGCGGCGAGTTCCTCCGAGGTCTCTTCCCGCATCGGATAACGGGTGCGATATACGCTGTGATCGGCGCCGTCGGAGCAATGGCAGTTATGACGGGAGCCCGCCGGATTGTATCGCTAGTCATTGCGTCTTGGTTCCTTCTGCTTTCCGCGGCTGCTACCGGCTATGTCTTGATAGTGGTTGGGTTCCTTGCCTACGCAGTTGCGAGGCGTTCGGTGCGGAAGAAGACTTCCTACCAGACGTTTTTTGTTACGCGTGGCATACTCGGCGTGGCTGGCGCCGTAGCCGTGCTAAGTCTGTGGGAAACAGTGCTGGGAGCGCTAGGCCGTGACGGCACGCTCACCGCGCGAACGCTCCTATGGGAGTGGGGGCTTGAGGCGTGGCGAGTGAAGCCGCTCTTTGGTTGGGGATACAACGCCTACTTCGAATCGGACCACGCCGCTTACGCGCATGCGCTCAGCGAGGGTCTTCGCTACTACGATGTACCCCACTTTCACCAATCCTTCATACAGACGGCGGTGGATTTGGGATTGGCTGGCGTTTTGTTGGTCGTCATTGTTCTGACAAAGGCACTCATAGATTCGTACCGAGTGGGTGTGATAGACGCTGGGGCGGGCTCTGCATTCTTCTCGTATACCGTGGTATTGATTGTTGCCGCGTTCTCAGGCTACGTTTTCGCCGAGTACAACTATTTCTGCACTTTTGTACTTTTTGTCATCTTTTACGCGGGTCAACGGGCGGCGCGCAGCCCTGACCCCAAAATTGGGGGGCAAATGCGCGGACCGAGATCTCACCTTGTCACCCGCCCACGACTATGA
- a CDS encoding sugar transferase — protein MTSTVGIDATSESLQGERADGGARRPPLAAAGIAAGPTEVTTRGPQHWRRLYARRLWISDLLVLSWTVFGTQLLWFGVDSAAVDTSRSLQSVELSYWMFSGILVALWMWVLSLIDSRDHRIIGNGNVEYVRVADASLRLFGGIAIVAFLLQISIARGYLLMALPLGIAMLVLERWLWRQWLIAQRFKGEYSARVLLVGSEQSVTQIARELLRSPNAGYQVVGACVPSGRIAGTIAGTDIPVMGSVDAVERAVAITGADTVAVTGTDELPPDKVKQISWSLEAGRQHLVLAPSIVDIAGPRLHTRPVAGLPLIHVETPKFSKGQRFIKRSVDLTASLSGIILISPLLIALALTVRLTSEGPVFFRQTRVGLKGREFSMIKFRSMVVDAEERLAELENAHRDAGNEVLFKMKNDPRVTPIGRVMRKFSLDELPQLLNVLGGSMSLVGPRPPLPKEVAQYADHVHRRFLVKPGITGLWQVSGRSSLSWEESVRLDLSYVENWSLLSDVAILSKTAKAALAPGETAH, from the coding sequence GTGACGTCGACGGTGGGAATCGACGCGACATCGGAGTCGTTGCAGGGCGAAAGAGCGGATGGCGGTGCGCGCCGCCCTCCGCTGGCCGCTGCCGGTATCGCGGCGGGCCCGACAGAGGTGACAACTCGCGGGCCGCAGCACTGGCGCCGGCTCTATGCCCGCCGCTTGTGGATCAGCGACCTGCTCGTTTTGAGCTGGACGGTTTTCGGCACCCAGCTGCTGTGGTTCGGGGTTGACAGTGCGGCGGTTGACACGAGTCGATCTCTGCAATCGGTGGAACTCTCCTACTGGATGTTCTCCGGCATACTCGTCGCACTATGGATGTGGGTGCTTTCCCTCATTGATTCGAGGGACCACCGAATTATCGGCAACGGCAACGTTGAGTACGTCCGTGTCGCCGATGCAAGCCTTCGATTGTTCGGCGGTATCGCGATCGTCGCCTTCTTGCTCCAAATCTCGATCGCTCGCGGATACTTGCTGATGGCGTTGCCGCTTGGAATTGCCATGCTGGTACTCGAGCGCTGGCTCTGGCGCCAGTGGCTGATCGCCCAACGATTCAAGGGCGAATACTCCGCGCGGGTTCTTCTTGTCGGTTCGGAGCAGTCAGTCACGCAGATCGCGCGCGAGCTGCTACGTTCCCCAAACGCGGGTTATCAGGTGGTCGGTGCCTGCGTCCCATCGGGCAGGATCGCGGGAACGATCGCTGGGACGGACATCCCGGTCATGGGAAGCGTGGACGCCGTCGAGCGGGCTGTCGCCATCACCGGTGCAGACACGGTCGCCGTGACCGGCACCGACGAACTTCCGCCCGACAAGGTCAAGCAGATTTCCTGGAGCCTCGAGGCTGGGCGTCAGCACCTCGTTCTCGCCCCGAGCATCGTCGACATCGCAGGCCCTCGCCTGCACACTCGACCCGTTGCGGGGCTTCCACTGATCCACGTCGAGACGCCGAAGTTCAGCAAGGGACAGCGCTTCATCAAGCGCAGCGTCGATCTTACCGCGTCGTTGTCCGGGATCATCCTGATCAGCCCACTACTCATTGCCCTGGCGCTGACCGTCAGGCTCACAAGCGAAGGACCGGTGTTCTTCCGCCAAACCCGCGTCGGGCTGAAGGGCCGCGAGTTCTCCATGATCAAATTTCGCTCGATGGTCGTCGACGCCGAGGAACGTCTCGCCGAGCTGGAGAATGCCCATCGCGACGCGGGCAACGAAGTGCTCTTCAAAATGAAGAACGACCCGCGTGTGACGCCTATCGGGCGGGTGATGCGCAAGTTCAGTCTCGACGAGCTACCACAGCTGCTCAACGTGCTGGGCGGGTCGATGTCGTTGGTTGGGCCGCGGCCGCCGCTGCCGAAGGAAGTCGCGCAGTACGCCGACCATGTGCACCGGCGCTTCCTCGTGAAGCCGGGCATCACGGGTCTTTGGCAAGTGAGTGGTCGCTCTTCTCTGTCGTGGGAAGAATCGGTGCGCCTCGACCTGTCGTACGTCGAGAACTGGTCATTGCTGAGCGACGTCGCGATCCTTTCGAAGACCGCCAAAGCCGCGTTAGCGCCGGGGGAGACTGCGCATTGA
- a CDS encoding lipopolysaccharide biosynthesis protein, with protein sequence MVLRRFRRFLGTGPARNLILGQLIGQLAMLASLPFLTRLLAPEEMGVYQFALSLAIVLQPLATLRRELVIPFGDSREARQERRTGLVASALLVCLILLFGSVTWAIGADTISIGAVSTAMLLASLSLTYIENAYLIRLNAQRRLAARNLVGGVGCALLQVVAAFYFGGALAVAFAYLIGRVIATAVTITRAPTIDEVAATGKAPRRHRFSAILSGMIAAASSQVIVMGSTLALGAAGGAQVAVAQRVAATPVSLISQGLMQVTLGAVAPLIREGNPGVTKKLREQTLRLTAFSILVVASLAVGGPLLAGPVLGPEWVDAGVLIAVFALPLGLMLVALPGTTLLVPLGKERLLMMLQSARLVAIVVTFLIAGSLTNSILVTSIFASITWVLAYIPLMIAAFAASAEHDRDQGGPQRAG encoded by the coding sequence ATGGTGTTGCGTAGGTTCCGTCGATTTCTTGGAACGGGGCCCGCGCGCAATTTGATTTTGGGCCAACTTATCGGCCAGTTGGCGATGCTCGCTTCACTTCCTTTTCTTACCCGCTTGCTCGCGCCGGAAGAAATGGGTGTATACCAATTCGCTCTCTCGTTGGCGATAGTTCTTCAACCTTTGGCTACATTACGTCGTGAACTGGTCATTCCTTTCGGCGATTCGCGCGAAGCACGGCAAGAAAGGCGGACTGGTCTCGTTGCCTCAGCTCTCCTAGTCTGCTTGATCCTGCTGTTCGGAAGCGTCACATGGGCGATCGGCGCCGATACCATATCGATCGGAGCGGTATCGACAGCTATGCTGTTGGCTTCGTTATCCCTCACCTATATCGAAAACGCATACCTGATCCGACTGAATGCGCAGAGACGCTTAGCGGCCCGAAATCTGGTCGGAGGCGTGGGATGTGCCCTGCTCCAAGTAGTGGCAGCTTTTTACTTTGGCGGTGCCCTGGCGGTAGCGTTTGCATACCTGATAGGTAGAGTAATCGCGACAGCGGTGACCATCACGCGTGCTCCGACTATCGACGAAGTCGCAGCGACGGGAAAGGCGCCTCGACGGCATCGATTTAGTGCAATCCTTTCGGGGATGATTGCGGCCGCGTCTAGTCAGGTTATCGTCATGGGATCGACGCTCGCTCTTGGGGCAGCGGGCGGAGCACAGGTTGCCGTCGCGCAGCGAGTGGCGGCCACACCAGTTAGTCTCATCTCGCAAGGGTTAATGCAGGTCACGCTTGGTGCGGTGGCGCCCCTCATACGTGAAGGGAATCCTGGCGTCACGAAGAAGCTTCGCGAGCAAACGTTGCGACTAACGGCCTTCTCGATCCTAGTTGTAGCTTCCCTCGCCGTCGGAGGCCCGCTGCTGGCCGGGCCGGTGCTCGGCCCGGAGTGGGTCGACGCGGGTGTGCTGATCGCCGTATTCGCACTTCCGCTCGGGCTTATGCTCGTCGCACTTCCCGGAACGACTCTCCTTGTTCCCCTTGGCAAAGAGAGGCTTCTCATGATGCTACAGTCGGCTCGGTTGGTAGCGATCGTGGTGACTTTCTTGATCGCGGGGTCGTTGACGAACAGTATCCTGGTGACTTCCATCTTCGCGTCTATCACCTGGGTTTTGGCCTATATCCCGCTTATGATCGCCGCGTTTGCAGCTTCTGCAGAGCACGACCGCGACCAGGGCGGACCACAACGCGCGGGCTAA
- a CDS encoding glycosyltransferase, producing the protein MEPLLAIVSPMHNEAHNITGLVASLNQQTFRNFHWFVVDDGSDDGTAEHLNQAASSIAPQIIRKKNDGGLIGGSAFSSWRRGVDRALESEAQFTHFMKLDADVRLEPEYLSRVLQLFSDTRVGLASGVITTRGMAEQAVHTPGPVKMYSREALDVVLTLPQAIGFDIMDEVLLESRGFETVVDKSVGFDLSRAIGASEGLVHGRVRNGRGCRWTGYSLPYFLVRCARYFLRRPFIVGPFAMLWGYLTAGPGPYSKDLRRRHARLQRTKLRRALAHPMRFYREVYAR; encoded by the coding sequence ATGGAACCTTTGCTGGCGATTGTTTCTCCGATGCACAATGAGGCCCACAATATAACGGGGCTGGTGGCGTCTCTCAATCAGCAGACGTTTAGGAACTTCCATTGGTTCGTAGTGGACGATGGAAGCGACGACGGCACGGCCGAACACCTGAATCAGGCGGCATCGTCAATAGCTCCCCAGATAATCCGGAAAAAGAACGACGGCGGCCTCATAGGCGGTTCAGCTTTCTCTTCTTGGCGGAGGGGCGTCGATCGCGCACTGGAGTCGGAGGCTCAGTTCACTCATTTCATGAAGTTGGACGCCGACGTGCGCCTTGAGCCCGAATACCTCTCGCGAGTTCTCCAGCTTTTTTCAGACACGCGCGTCGGTCTGGCGAGCGGCGTGATCACCACGAGAGGCATGGCCGAGCAAGCGGTGCACACCCCGGGTCCCGTGAAGATGTACTCGCGGGAGGCGCTGGATGTAGTGCTGACTTTGCCGCAGGCCATCGGATTCGACATCATGGACGAAGTGTTGCTCGAGTCGCGGGGATTTGAGACGGTAGTCGATAAATCTGTCGGGTTTGATCTGTCCCGTGCTATCGGCGCGAGCGAGGGCTTGGTCCACGGCAGAGTCCGCAACGGGCGCGGTTGCCGATGGACCGGGTACAGTCTCCCCTACTTCCTGGTTCGTTGCGCGCGCTACTTCTTGCGCAGGCCGTTCATCGTCGGGCCGTTCGCCATGCTGTGGGGCTACCTGACCGCAGGACCTGGACCTTATAGCAAAGACTTGCGTCGACGACACGCGCGCTTACAGAGAACGAAGCTTCGCAGGGCACTCGCGCACCCGATGCGCTTCTACCGCGAGGTGTACGCGAGGTGA